The nucleotide sequence GCCGGCAGTCTTGGTGGCAGTAGTCGCGCTGGCAATGGGCACTACGCCCGTCCGTGCGGTGTGTTCCGACGCCGTGCCGATTTTCCTGGGCCAGGACGGCGCCGCCATCAGCTGCGGGACGAATCCGAGCGGAACCTTCTGGTTGGTCGGCCATGGCGACGCCTCCACCACCGGTGCGCTTGGGGGAACCGACATTGGCACGAGTTCCGTGCGGGTCGATATTGCGGCGTCCGGTATGGTGCTCAGCGGCGACTGGGGGAACTCAGGCGTGGATGGGTGTCCCATCAACGCGGCAGTCCTCCAGGCGGACGGAACGCTCGCTGCGATGGCCATGGTCGTCAGCAACGAGAACGGTGGAGGCTCGCCGAACCACCTCGGCATCTACTCCGCCGTCACGGCCGATTTCTACGAGCCCTTCCAGTATTACGCCTTGGACGTCGTCCTGGGAGACGTCATCAATGGCACCCCCTTGGGATCCATTGCTTGCAGCTCTCTCCCGAAACCGACCGCCTCTTCGGTGGTGCCGGGTTCCCCGAACACCTCCTTCTCGCTGGCCTGGCCGGGAGTCTCTTCGCGCGATGACTGCGCCACCAACCCGAGCATCAACTTGTCCAGCGACTGCGCCGGTGGGAGCCGGCCGATTTTCGTCGGTTGGAACGTTTATTGGTCTCATGCTGCCTGCACTCTCGGACCCCTGACGGGAGATCACACCGGCAGCGTCTGGACTAAGCTCAACGCCTCTCCGCTTCCCGCCGGAGCCAATGCCGGCACCGCCCTGAGCGCGCCCAGCGCTCCGGCGGGGAAGTGCCTCTTCCTGGCTTACAACCCGGTTTGGGACGGCGGTTTCGAAGGGAAGTTCGCGTCAGCCCACGCCGATGCCATCGGCGGGGCCGGCGATGCCGACGGTGACGGCGTCATCGACCACAACGACAACTGCCCGAATGCCGCGAACGCCAGCCAGACCGACTCCGACGGCGATAAAATCGGCGATGCCTGCGACAACTGCGATTTCGCCATCAACTACGATCAGGCCGATGCCAACGGCAACGGCGTGGGCGACGCCTGCGACGCCTGCCCGACCTCCGGCGACTCGGACGGTGACGGCGTGTGCAACGACGTCGACAACTGCCCGAGCGTCGCGAACTCCAGCCAGGCCGATGCGGACGGTGACGGTCTGGGCGACGCGTGCGATCCCTGTCCGTTCGACGCCGGCAACGACTCCGACGGCGACGGCATCTGCAATTCGCTGGACAACTGCCCGAATGCCGCGAACCCGTCGCAGCTCGACACCGATGGCGACGGTCCCGGCGATGCCTGCGACCCCTGCCCGTTCGAGGCTCCGGCGGCCGGCCAGGTCGGCTTCAATGACAAGGACGGAGATGGCATCTGCTCCTGCGATCCGGTCCTCCAGAACGCCGGCAAGTGCGGCGTCTTCCCGAACATCACCGAGGGTCACGGACAGCCCGCCGACAACTGCCCGCGCACTCCGAACGCCAGCCAGACGCCTTCCGGCCTGGGTGACGGCCTCGGGCTCGCGTGCGAGGACAAGTTCGGCGTGGTCCAGGCCCGTCCGACGCACGACGCGGGCTTCGGTGACTGCCGGATCCGCTTCAAGACGGTGGAAGAGTGGAACTGCCCGCGCTTCCAGGTCGTCTACCGCAGCCCGGGCGGCGATCGAGCGGCGGGCGTGAGCCTAACCTGCCGACGGTGCACCACCGGTGAAGGGTTCAGCTCGGCGTTCTACGGCGGAACGGCCGGCGCCTACATCAAGAACTGCCACGGCGGTCATGACATCTACGCCCAGGCGGTGCGGACCGTGACGTCGTCCTCCTGCCTCAATTTCGTGAACCCGAACCCGGTCGCTGCCGTGAGAGTCGAAAAAGTCGCGACCCGAGTCCGGTAGTGCTTGGCAGGTAGCCGCGTTTTTTTGGGGCCACCCGATTCTGAATTCGGGTGGCCCCTGATTTTTTTGCCCCAGGCTTCCCTGAGAGGGAATCGAAACGCGAGGGGGAGGGGGCCTTGGGAGGTTGGCGATGGTTTCGATCTCGGGTGGCTTGAGCCGCTCGTTACGCCCGCTCTATCTCTTCCTGTCCTTAGTCGTAATCGGGACGGCGCTTCCCACCCGAGCTTACGCGCAGCTCGACTTCACCGGAGTCCGCCGCGACCTGCCGGTCGGCGGGAACCCTCGCTCGATGGCTTCGGGCGATCTCAACGGGGACGGGAAGCGAGATTTCGTCGTCGCCGGCCAGACGTCGAACACCGTCTCGATCCTGTTGGGGGCGGGGGGTGGCGTGTTCCGTCCGGCGACCTCGGTCGCGACGGCCGACGCGCCCGCGGCGGTCGTGCTCGGCAGCTTCAACCCCAGCACCGACGCCAACCTCGACATGGCGGTCGCGTCCTACACCGGCAACTTTATCCAGATCTTCCTCGGAAACGGAGCCGGCGGCTTTGGCGTTCCGACGTCGGTCTCGACGGGTTTGGGGACGCATCCCATCGCGATGGCCGCGGTGGACCGGAACCCAGGCGTGATCGGGAAAGACCTAGTCGTCGTGCTGAATGGCACCAACGAGGTGCGTCTTTACAGCGGCAACGGCACCGGCACTTTCACGCTGGTTGCCGGATCGGCGATCCCCCTGCCGCTGAATCCGGTGGCGCTGACCACAGGGGATTGGGACGCCGATCTTAATGTCGACATCGCGGTCGTCAGCGAAGGGGACACCAGCCAGGAGCCGCCTCCCAACGGCACCGTGACCGTCGCTTACGGAGCCCTGGCCTGCCCGTCCTTTTTCTGCCTGCCTCAGCAGACGACCGTCGGTCCAGGTCCCGAATCGATCACGTCGGGCCTCCTGAATAGCGACGCTTTTCCCGATCTCGTCGTCGGGAGCGTTGCCGGCACCGACGTCCGGATTCTTTACGGCGATCCCGATTTCGGCTTCGGCACTCCCGTGCTTCTGGCGGTCGGAGCCGGCTCGTTCACCGGGGCGGTCGGCGACTACAACGGTGACGCCAAGCAGGACCTCGCCATCGGCCTCGACCTTTCGGGCGGCCAGGGCGGGATCAAGATCTTCACTGGAGATGGCTTCGGCGGGTTTACGGCGGGCGGCACGTTCTCCATCGGCTCGACCCCCTCGGACATCGTCTCGGTCGACTATGCCGGCTCGACGGCGCTGGACCTGGCGACGGCGAACATCACCGGCTCCAGCGTTTCCCTTCTCATCGGCAATGGCGCCGGCGGATTCACGTCGACCCCCAATTACGCGCTGCCTCCCGGCTCGACGGTGAGTAGTGTCGCCTCGGCCGACATGAACGGCAACGGAACGATCGACCTGGCGATTGCCGAGAGCGATCTGAACCAGGTAACCCTGGTCCAGGGCTCGGGCACGGGGACCTTCAGCTCCTGGCAGTCCTTGCTCCTGCCGGGAAGCCAGCCGGGGGACGCGCAGGCAGGAACGGTCCTGTTCGATCGCTTCACTTCCGACGGCAATGCCGACGTCGCCGTCCTCGTCGGCGGGACCGATGCCATCGCGGTCTTCCCGGGAAACGGCGCCGGCGTCTTCGGCGCCCGGCTCGACTTCTCTCTCGGCACCAGCTGCAACCCCAGCACCGGGACGAACTGTCTCGATCCGCAAATCATGGCCGCGGGCCCCTTGAACGACACCGACACGACCCATCCCGACGTCGCCGTGGCGCTTCTCGGAGGCGATACGGCGTTTCCCCTCGGATCGATCTCGGTCCTCCTCCAGTCGGGGACCTCTTTCGGCTCGGCGACGCGCTACACCGGGGGAAACAACGCGATCTGTATCGGAGGCTCGAATCCGGGGGCGGCCTGCACGTCGAATGCCCAATGTCCGGGGGGTGGGACCTGCAGCATCGCCCCCTCCGGCATCGCGGTGGGGCTGGTGAACAACGACGCGAACCGCGATCTGATCGTCTCCGGCAGCGGCAACAATCGGGCGGCGTTCCTCGCCGGCGCGGGGACGGGCGCGTTCCCGACCACGACGACCTCCACGCCGACGGGAACCTCCCCCCAGCTCCCCATTCTGAAAGATCTCGACGGTGACGGCGATCAGGATCTCGTCGTCACCAACCAGTTCGACGCCACGATTTCGGCCTATCTGGGGGACAACGCCGGGAACTTCACGCCCATGACGCCGACGGCGTCCGGGCCCGATCCGTCCCGGGGTCTGATCGCCGACCTGAATCTGGACGGCTGGGACGATCTGGTCGTCACCAACCTCTCGTCGGGGTCGCTCTCCGTCCTTCTGGGGAACGGCACCGGAAACTTCGGAGTGCCGGTCCGGCTGGGAGTCGGCTCCGTGCCGCGCGCCGTGAACCTGGCCGATTACAATGCCGATGGCAAGGTGGACCTCGCTTGCAGCAACGAGCAGGACGGCACCGTATCGATCCTCCTCAACGCCAGCCAGCTCCCGCTGCTCACGCTGGGCCAGGTCGGAAGCCTCACCAGCGTCTCCTGGCCGGCGATGTTCGAAGCCTCCGTCTACGACGTGATCCGCGGCACGGTAGGGTTGATGAGCGAGGGCGCGAGCCAAATCGACCTCGGGGTCGTTTCCTGCGTGGAAAACGATTCCCCCGACCCCCTGTCTTCCGATTCCGTCAATCCGCCCACCGGGACCATCTATTTTTATCTCATGCGGACTCAGGACCCCAAAATCAAGGGCTCGTACGGGCGATCCACGTCGAACAAGGTCAGGGTCCCAATGAGCGGAAATTGCCTCTAACTCCATGGCTTGCCGTCGGTCCTCCTTCTTTTTCTGAACGCCTCTGACGCGACTCCGGTATTAATAAGAAGAGAAGGGAGGGTTTCATGAAAGAGCCCTTGCAGGATCATGACTTGGTAAACGCCATCAACTCCTTGAAGAGTATCAGGATAGACCTGGACGAGGCGGCGCGCAGCCGCCTGGTGCGGCGCTGCCGGGATACCCGGGGTTCGAGAGGTTGGACCCTGGCCAGCTTCCTGGCGTCTCTGCAGACCTCGCGAGTTTCATTCGCGACCGCGACTCTCGCCTTGGTGCTGGCGTCGGGCGTTGCCCTTCTGAGCCTCAACCATTCAACTAATTCGAGCGAAACGGTTTACTCCAACGACCCCGTCCACCTGATGAGCGTGACCCAGGCCTCCTCGGGCGGGGTGACGCTCGAATGGCAGGACGGCAATCACAAGACCTATCGCGTCCAGAAGACCACGAATCCGCGAAACTTCACAGCCGCGGAGACTTATGCCGTGCGCGGAACGCGCTGGACCGATTCCGAGCCGGCGCGTGGCCAGGTCGTCTACTATCGGGTCCAATAGCCGATTCCGGAAGGGGAAACCCTGCCGTTCAGATAAACGTTTTGCCTTGACAAGTCGCAGTTTGACCGTAAGTAAATGGGGAATTCTCTCTCACCAGAAGAGCGCCCGGGGGAAGGTTGCCTAACCTGATTCCAAAGGGTCGAGGAGGGTCGTCGCAATGGTCAGACAGATGAGTTGGAAATCGTGGGTCATCGTGGGGGTAGCGGTGGCGGTCATGTGCGCCTCCGGCGGCCTGTTGATGGCTTCAAACATGGGCTTCAAGATCAACAAGGCCCTCTTCAGCCCCTTCTCAACGCTCAACTCCCCGAAGAACGTGAACTGGATCTCGCTCCCCTACAACCACCCTTATCCGAACGCCAAGGCCTTCTGCAACGCCATCGGCTCGGTCAGCGCCGCCCAGTCACTGACCCAGCTCGATCCCGCGACAGGGACCTTCGCGACCAACTTTACCTGCAACGGCGCGGGCCCCGGGTTCACCATCGACCCGCTGAAGGCGGTCCGCTATGTCAGCTCCCTGGCCGCGATTCCCAACGCGATTTTCGTCGGGGCCAGCAACGAAAGCTCCCAGCTGACGTTCCTGGCGCCCTTTGCCACGACGACCTCTCCCAAGAACGCCAACTGGTTCAGCGTGCCCTACCACTGCACCTGGGCTAAGGCGAACGACGTCTGCGTCACCGTGGGGAACCTCACGAACGCGGTTTCGGTCATCCGGCTCGATCCCGTGAGCGGCAGCTTTACGACCCACACCTGCGGATCGGGACCCGGGGGAGCCTTCAACTTCTCCCTGGTCATCGGCGAGGCGATCCAGGTCCGGAAATCGACTGCCGGAAACCTTGGACCTTTCTTCCCGCCTCACTTCTAAAATGCTGTATACTGCGGGTCAAAAGATGTACCTGGAAAGAGAACAAAGTCGCTACCTTCTGAGAGGGGGAAGAGAATGCATCTGAAATTGCTCGGGAAGAAGATTCTGGTGCTTGTGGCGGCAGCAGCGCTTGCTTTGGCTGCCTCGGCGCGTCCCGCGAGTGCCGTTTGCGCGGACAGTGTGCCGTTGAATCAGAGCGTCGGCCAGTTCACCGGTTGCGGAACCGCCCCCGAGGCTTTTTTCTGGCTGCACCACATGGGCGTCCAGCGGGCCGTCAACAGTAACACTTCCGCCAATACGACCGCCGGCGGGGTGGATTCGGGGATTGCCTCCTTCGCCGGAATGCTCAGCAACACGGGCGGAGAGAACTACGTCATCGGTGGGAACTGGGGAAACTTCGGGACCGACGGCTGCGTCTCCAACGTTGACGTCCAAGAAACCGACGTAAGCTGCGCCACCGGAGGCAATACGGTCGGCGTCACCGACTTCATGATCTCCGGGAAGAGCTCGAGCAATCCGAATCTCGCCAAGGTGGCGGTTCTTTCGGTGGACGCCAACGAGCTGCTCCAGGCCTACTTCTTCGAGCAGGCCGGCGCGCTCAGCATTGATGGCGATCCCTGCGGCGGCGATGCCTTCCAGACCAAGGAGCCCCCGGATACCGCCTGCGGCACGATTCCCCAGCCCGGTGTCTTCCCGGTGGCCGGGAGCTGCACCACGGCGGGATGCAACGTCAACATCACAGCCGCGGCGCGCACGATCCCGATCCTCGACGACTGCGCCGTGGCGGCCTCCAAGGCGATCAACTGCCCCAGGAATCTGGACGGCGGTCTGCAACTGATGTACAAGCGCGGCGCCTGTGGTGTGGGCGCTTTTCCGGCTGGCGATACCCGCGCCTTGGCGGCTTACCCGGCGAGCGGGACGTCCACCGTCGCCACTAACTATTCACCGTACTTCCCGCAGGATCTGAACCTCAACGGAATCTTGGATGCCGGAGAGCAGGCCTTCGCACCGGTGATCCTCGCGTCCAACAGCCCGACCAGCACGCAGCTCAGCAATATGTTCGTCCCGAAAATTGCGGGAGCGACGGATTGTCTGTTCTTCGCGCTGGCCCTGCGCGTCGACCCGGGTGCCGTCCTGGCCCTGGGCGTCCAGCACCAGCCGGTCTACTCGCAGTTCGTGTCGGTGAACGCGACGGCCGGCGTCAACCTGGCGACGGGTACTCCGGCTTCCGATCGGGTGCTCAACCTGGTGGCCTCGAAGACGTCCGGAAAGGCGAACGTTTCCTGGGACACCACGGCCGAGCTGACCGTGGCCGGCTTCAACCTGATCGGCACCAAGAAGAGCGGCGGCGAGGTGCAGCTCAACTCCTCCCTCATCCCGGCAAAGAAGGGGACTACGGGCGAGGGCGCCAGCTACAGCGCCGACTTAAAGGCGGGCGACCTCAAGGGTTCCACGGCCGTGTTCGTGGAAGTTGTCAAGACCAACGGGGCCAAGGAGCGCTTCGGCCCGGCCAGCTTCTAAAAAGAGGAGAGGGGGATTCCATAATGAAGAAGCCGTACGAGAAGCCCGCGATCATTCACAGCGAGAAGGTGGAAGCCCGGGCGGTGCAGTGCGCTAAGAGCGACGCCGGAAGCTGCGGACCCAACGGGCCGATCACCAGCTAGTTCTCATCGCACCCGATTCAGAAAGGAAGCCACCGGCCTCGGGGCCGGTGGCTTTTTTTTCGAGGTCCACTGAAGAAAAAGGGGATCCCCATGAAGAAGAAGCCGTACGAGAAGCCCGCCATCGTCCACAGCGAGAAATCGGAAACCCGGGCGCTGCTGTGCGCCAAAACCGATGCCGGGACCTGCGGGCCGAGCGGACCCATCACCAGCTAGCCTCGACCGAATGGACCTGAATCAAGCCACCGGCCCTCCGGTGGCTCTTTCTTGCCTTCCGGCGGAGGCGCCGGCGCTGCGCTATAATGCGCCGTTACGCGCGGAATATTTCTCTCTCCGCACCATCCCAGAGCTGAAAGGCCCGACGAATGGCCGTGAGCGAAAACGAAATCTCCGCGCCGCTGCGGCAGGCCGCCGGCGGTGCGGGAAGCGAGTGGGGATCTTATGTCGCTCTTCTTCTCGTCGGGGCGGGGGCGGCGCAGGCGTTCTCGGCCCTTTCCGGACTTCTGGGTGCGGTGATTGGAGGAACCGCTCCGGCGCGGGGGGCGGCGGCCGCAGCCCTTTTCGCCGGGATGGCGCTGGGCCCGCGCCTGGCGCGAAGCAGTCGTGCGGGCGGCGCGCCCCTGATCGCCGCCGCGCTCTTCCTGCCGCTTTCCCCCTGGATC is from Candidatus Polarisedimenticolia bacterium and encodes:
- a CDS encoding thrombospondin type 3 repeat-containing protein; this encodes MDGCPINAAVLQADGTLAAMAMVVSNENGGGSPNHLGIYSAVTADFYEPFQYYALDVVLGDVINGTPLGSIACSSLPKPTASSVVPGSPNTSFSLAWPGVSSRDDCATNPSINLSSDCAGGSRPIFVGWNVYWSHAACTLGPLTGDHTGSVWTKLNASPLPAGANAGTALSAPSAPAGKCLFLAYNPVWDGGFEGKFASAHADAIGGAGDADGDGVIDHNDNCPNAANASQTDSDGDKIGDACDNCDFAINYDQADANGNGVGDACDACPTSGDSDGDGVCNDVDNCPSVANSSQADADGDGLGDACDPCPFDAGNDSDGDGICNSLDNCPNAANPSQLDTDGDGPGDACDPCPFEAPAAGQVGFNDKDGDGICSCDPVLQNAGKCGVFPNITEGHGQPADNCPRTPNASQTPSGLGDGLGLACEDKFGVVQARPTHDAGFGDCRIRFKTVEEWNCPRFQVVYRSPGGDRAAGVSLTCRRCTTGEGFSSAFYGGTAGAYIKNCHGGHDIYAQAVRTVTSSSCLNFVNPNPVAAVRVEKVATRVR
- a CDS encoding VCBS repeat-containing protein, coding for MVSISGGLSRSLRPLYLFLSLVVIGTALPTRAYAQLDFTGVRRDLPVGGNPRSMASGDLNGDGKRDFVVAGQTSNTVSILLGAGGGVFRPATSVATADAPAAVVLGSFNPSTDANLDMAVASYTGNFIQIFLGNGAGGFGVPTSVSTGLGTHPIAMAAVDRNPGVIGKDLVVVLNGTNEVRLYSGNGTGTFTLVAGSAIPLPLNPVALTTGDWDADLNVDIAVVSEGDTSQEPPPNGTVTVAYGALACPSFFCLPQQTTVGPGPESITSGLLNSDAFPDLVVGSVAGTDVRILYGDPDFGFGTPVLLAVGAGSFTGAVGDYNGDAKQDLAIGLDLSGGQGGIKIFTGDGFGGFTAGGTFSIGSTPSDIVSVDYAGSTALDLATANITGSSVSLLIGNGAGGFTSTPNYALPPGSTVSSVASADMNGNGTIDLAIAESDLNQVTLVQGSGTGTFSSWQSLLLPGSQPGDAQAGTVLFDRFTSDGNADVAVLVGGTDAIAVFPGNGAGVFGARLDFSLGTSCNPSTGTNCLDPQIMAAGPLNDTDTTHPDVAVALLGGDTAFPLGSISVLLQSGTSFGSATRYTGGNNAICIGGSNPGAACTSNAQCPGGGTCSIAPSGIAVGLVNNDANRDLIVSGSGNNRAAFLAGAGTGAFPTTTTSTPTGTSPQLPILKDLDGDGDQDLVVTNQFDATISAYLGDNAGNFTPMTPTASGPDPSRGLIADLNLDGWDDLVVTNLSSGSLSVLLGNGTGNFGVPVRLGVGSVPRAVNLADYNADGKVDLACSNEQDGTVSILLNASQLPLLTLGQVGSLTSVSWPAMFEASVYDVIRGTVGLMSEGASQIDLGVVSCVENDSPDPLSSDSVNPPTGTIYFYLMRTQDPKIKGSYGRSTSNKVRVPMSGNCL